In one window of Poriferisphaera corsica DNA:
- a CDS encoding glycosyltransferase family 2 protein: protein MKLSVVIPVYNEASTIESIISRVQAVEVDKEIILVDDYSTDGTRDKLKELEDNHENIRTAFHTYNQGKGAALRTGFKEARGDLVIIQDADLEYDPQDYHKLLEPFDSSDADVVYGSRFAGGECHRVLYFWHSMGNRFLTSLSNMFTNINLTDMETCYKVFKREIIQSINIEENRFGFEPEITAKVARQGCRIYEVGISYDGRTYDEGKKIGWRDGVRAIHCIIKYNLFR from the coding sequence ATGAAACTCAGCGTCGTCATCCCCGTGTACAACGAAGCAAGCACCATCGAATCCATCATCTCGCGTGTGCAAGCTGTTGAGGTTGATAAAGAGATCATCCTTGTGGACGACTACTCCACCGATGGTACACGCGATAAACTCAAAGAACTCGAAGATAATCACGAGAATATTCGCACCGCTTTCCATACATACAACCAAGGCAAAGGTGCAGCATTGCGCACTGGCTTCAAAGAAGCTCGCGGCGACCTCGTTATCATTCAAGACGCTGACCTCGAATACGATCCTCAAGATTATCACAAACTACTTGAGCCCTTCGATTCGTCCGATGCCGATGTCGTATATGGCTCACGTTTCGCTGGCGGTGAGTGTCACCGTGTTCTCTACTTCTGGCATTCAATGGGTAACAGATTCCTCACTTCACTCTCCAACATGTTCACCAACATCAACCTCACCGACATGGAGACCTGCTACAAAGTCTTCAAACGTGAAATCATTCAATCGATCAATATCGAAGAGAACCGTTTTGGTTTCGAACCTGAAATCACCGCCAAGGTTGCTCGTCAAGGCTGCCGCATCTACGAAGTCGGGATAAGCTACGATGGCCGTACCTATGACGAGGGTAAAAAGATCGGTTGGCGAGACGGTGTCCGAGCGATACATTGCATCATCAAATACAATCTCTTCCGCTAA